One window of Microbacterium sp. 1S1 genomic DNA carries:
- a CDS encoding PHP domain-containing protein, translating into MPVPPAGPADLHLHSNHSDGTESPADVMRQAHRHGVRTVALTDHDRTTGWAEAGDAAVALGMTFLPGMELSAKHEWRSVHVLGYLFDPEHAGLRAETDRIRSDRIGRAERIVRNIGRDYDLHWDDVLAQTTLDATVGRPHIADALVARGIVRDRGEAFDGILHPREGYYEPHYAPDPLTAVRLLTEAGGVPIIAHPVTAGRDRMMPVPYIERLIDAGLAGFEVDHRENTAAGKRILHELADAHDLILTGSSDYHGSGKPNVPGENTTAPDMVARIIDRASGTAPRRP; encoded by the coding sequence ATGCCCGTTCCGCCCGCCGGTCCCGCCGACCTGCACCTGCACTCCAACCACTCCGACGGCACCGAATCTCCTGCCGACGTCATGAGGCAGGCGCACCGGCACGGCGTGCGGACGGTCGCGCTCACGGACCATGACCGCACCACGGGGTGGGCGGAGGCCGGTGACGCCGCCGTCGCGCTCGGCATGACCTTCCTTCCCGGAATGGAGCTGTCCGCCAAGCACGAGTGGCGCAGCGTACACGTGCTCGGGTACCTGTTCGATCCCGAGCACGCGGGACTCCGCGCCGAGACCGACCGGATCCGGAGCGACCGGATCGGACGGGCCGAGCGCATCGTCCGCAACATCGGCCGCGACTACGACCTGCACTGGGACGACGTGCTGGCGCAGACGACGCTCGACGCGACCGTCGGACGGCCCCATATTGCGGACGCGCTGGTCGCGCGCGGTATCGTGCGCGACCGGGGCGAGGCCTTCGACGGCATCCTCCACCCGCGGGAGGGCTACTACGAGCCGCATTACGCCCCGGATCCCCTGACCGCCGTGCGACTGCTCACCGAGGCAGGGGGCGTGCCGATCATCGCTCACCCCGTGACGGCCGGCCGTGACCGCATGATGCCGGTGCCGTACATCGAACGGTTGATCGACGCGGGCCTGGCGGGATTCGAGGTGGACCACCGGGAGAACACCGCCGCGGGGAAGCGGATCCTGCACGAGCTGGCCGACGCGCACGACCTCATCCTCACCGGGTCCAGCGACTACCACGGGTCGGGCAAGCCCAACGTTCCTGGCGAGAACACCACGGCACCCGACATGGTGGCCCGGATCATCGACCGCGCCTCCGGCACCGCCCCACGGCGTCCCTGA
- a CDS encoding DEAD/DEAH box helicase, translating to MTTFAELGIDQDIVDALAAKGIVDAFPIQEQTIPLGLPGQDIIGQAKTGTGKTFGFGIPVVQRLGKDPEPGVKALIVVPTRELAVQVYEDIDLLTSNRSTSVVAIYGGKAYEGQIDQLKAGAQIVVGTPGRLIDLAGQRLLDLSNATEVVLDEADKMLDLGFLADIEKIFQKVPAVRHTQLFSATMPGPIVALARRFMTNPIHIRANDPDEGLTQANIKHLVYRAHSLDKDEVIARILQAEGRGKTVIFTRTKRAAQRLVDELNDRGFNVGGVHGDMGQDQRERSMAAFKAGKKDVLVATDVAARGIDVDDVTHVINHTIPDEEKTYLHRAGRTGRAGKTGIAVTFVDWEDLHKWALINRALEFGQPEPIETYSSSPHLYTDLDIPEGTKGRLVSAPKKEAVKTERTRRPERAADAAAEGTAEGGTRRRRRRRNSSTPVGSTFAEGTTAATSGEGSSAQTADRGAEGAGTHDGAGKEHHDGKPAPARRRRRRRGGSGTGAAPVTGA from the coding sequence GTGACAACTTTCGCCGAACTCGGCATCGATCAGGACATCGTCGACGCACTGGCCGCGAAGGGCATCGTCGATGCCTTCCCGATCCAGGAGCAGACCATCCCCCTCGGGCTCCCGGGGCAGGACATCATCGGACAGGCGAAGACCGGTACCGGCAAGACCTTCGGCTTCGGCATCCCGGTCGTCCAGCGACTCGGGAAGGACCCCGAGCCGGGCGTCAAGGCCCTCATCGTCGTCCCGACCCGCGAGCTCGCGGTGCAGGTCTACGAGGACATCGACCTGCTCACGAGCAACCGCTCGACGAGTGTGGTCGCCATCTACGGCGGCAAGGCCTACGAAGGACAGATCGATCAGCTCAAGGCCGGTGCGCAGATCGTCGTGGGCACGCCGGGGCGCCTCATCGACCTCGCCGGTCAGCGCCTGCTCGACCTCTCGAACGCGACAGAGGTCGTGCTGGACGAGGCGGACAAGATGCTCGACCTCGGCTTCCTCGCCGACATCGAGAAGATCTTCCAGAAGGTCCCTGCGGTGCGGCACACGCAGCTCTTCTCCGCGACGATGCCCGGCCCGATCGTGGCGCTGGCGCGGCGGTTCATGACCAACCCCATCCACATCCGGGCCAACGATCCGGACGAGGGGCTGACGCAGGCGAACATCAAGCACCTCGTCTACCGCGCCCACTCCCTGGACAAGGATGAGGTCATCGCACGGATCCTGCAGGCCGAAGGCCGCGGCAAGACGGTGATCTTCACGCGGACGAAGCGTGCGGCCCAGCGCTTGGTCGACGAGCTGAACGACCGCGGCTTCAATGTGGGCGGCGTGCACGGCGACATGGGCCAGGACCAGCGCGAGCGCTCCATGGCGGCGTTCAAGGCCGGCAAGAAGGACGTCCTCGTGGCGACCGATGTGGCGGCGCGCGGCATCGACGTCGACGACGTCACGCATGTCATCAACCACACGATCCCCGACGAGGAGAAGACGTACCTCCACCGTGCGGGGCGTACGGGCCGCGCGGGCAAGACGGGCATCGCGGTGACCTTCGTGGACTGGGAGGACCTGCACAAGTGGGCCCTCATCAACCGCGCCCTGGAGTTCGGTCAGCCCGAGCCGATCGAGACCTACTCGTCGAGTCCCCACCTGTACACCGACCTCGACATCCCCGAAGGCACGAAGGGTCGCCTCGTGAGCGCCCCGAAGAAGGAAGCGGTCAAGACCGAGCGCACCCGTCGTCCGGAGCGCGCTGCTGACGCCGCCGCCGAGGGCACCGCGGAGGGCGGCACCCGCCGCCGTCGCCGCCGCCGCAACAGCTCGACGCCCGTCGGTTCCACGTTCGCGGAGGGCACGACCGCGGCGACGTCCGGTGAGGGCTCGTCCGCGCAGACCGCCGACCGAGGCGCCGAGGGCGCCGGCACGCACGACGGTGCCGGCAAGGAGCACCACGACGGCAAGCCCGCGCCCGCGCGCCGCCGTCGTCGTCGTCGCGGCGGCTCCGGCACGGGGGCGGCCCCCGTCACCGGCGCCTGA
- a CDS encoding ferritin-like fold-containing protein, whose translation MVKWFWQRDAAPRRTLALRSRGEQSDATRVDFAELAPELNRFLGQAAYLQLGYFETLTRLIRATPELAEKESLSRAAGAALTKHRGIVDLIAARGEDPTQLMLPFREHLDAFRRKTIGARPRETLLAVYITAGMLDDFYLALASSYGETGRRVAEILREDDARHEIVAIIQETIESDEEWRSLLSMWARRLVGDTILVCRSALRPELLAVEEARIEPVYTELMGAHARRMDAMGLAS comes from the coding sequence GTGGTTAAGTGGTTCTGGCAGCGCGATGCCGCGCCCCGACGCACCCTGGCGTTGCGCAGCCGCGGAGAGCAGAGCGACGCGACGCGCGTCGACTTCGCGGAGCTGGCACCCGAGCTGAACCGGTTCCTCGGCCAGGCGGCCTATCTCCAGCTCGGCTATTTCGAGACCCTGACGCGCCTCATCCGGGCGACCCCGGAGCTGGCGGAGAAGGAGTCGCTGTCCCGCGCGGCCGGAGCCGCGCTCACCAAGCACCGCGGCATCGTGGACCTCATCGCGGCGCGCGGGGAGGATCCGACGCAGCTCATGCTCCCGTTCCGCGAGCACCTGGATGCGTTCCGGCGCAAGACGATCGGTGCGCGTCCGCGCGAGACCCTCCTGGCGGTCTACATCACGGCGGGCATGCTCGACGACTTCTACCTCGCGCTGGCTTCGAGCTATGGCGAGACCGGTCGCCGGGTCGCCGAGATCCTGCGTGAGGACGACGCGCGCCACGAGATCGTGGCGATCATCCAGGAGACGATCGAGAGCGACGAGGAGTGGCGCTCCCTGCTGTCCATGTGGGCACGGCGTCTCGTCGGAGACACGATCCTCGTCTGCCGGTCAGCACTGCGACCGGAGCTCCTCGCGGTCGAGGAGGCGCGCATCGAGCCGGTCTACACGGAACTCATGGGCGCGCACGCGCGTCGCATGGACGCGATGGGCCTGGCGTCCTAG
- a CDS encoding aminopeptidase P family protein, giving the protein MSTGENDTITDETVEAPVENSSTNRKQPFPRGFLDTISTGWAERPETLPAPRAQAPYAERRRAAVSAAFPGKRLVIPAGSLKQRSNDTDYVFRAHSAFAHLTGWASDAEPDSVLVFDPTDDGHEVTLYFRERADRTTTEFYADATVGEFWIGPRPSLAGVAADLQVATAHLDAFAPVEGELVLEEDEALTRFVSELRLIKDDFEIAEMRRAVEITASGFDDIIRELPAAVAHARGERVVEGVFHRRAREDGNGEGYDTIAASGPHACYLHWTRNDGTVVSGDLILVDAGVEADSLYTADITRTLPVSGTFTEVQRRVYETVREAADAAFAAARVGVRFRDIHAAAMTVIAARTAEWGLLPVTAEEALDADAGGQHRRYMVHGTSHHLGIDVHDCAQARREMYYDGILTPGMVFTIEPGLYFQIDDLTVPAELRGIGVRIEDDILMTEDGPVNLSAGIPRTADEVEAWMARLQG; this is encoded by the coding sequence ATGAGCACCGGAGAGAACGACACGATCACCGACGAGACCGTCGAGGCGCCCGTCGAGAACAGCTCGACCAACCGGAAGCAGCCCTTCCCGCGCGGCTTCCTCGACACCATCTCGACCGGCTGGGCCGAGCGCCCGGAGACGCTGCCGGCGCCGCGCGCCCAGGCGCCGTACGCCGAGCGCCGCCGCGCCGCGGTCTCCGCCGCGTTCCCCGGGAAGCGGCTGGTCATCCCCGCCGGCTCGCTCAAGCAGCGCAGCAACGACACCGACTACGTCTTCCGCGCCCACTCCGCGTTCGCCCATCTCACGGGCTGGGCCTCCGACGCCGAGCCCGACTCGGTGCTCGTGTTCGACCCGACGGACGACGGCCACGAGGTCACGCTCTACTTCCGCGAACGCGCCGACCGCACGACCACCGAGTTCTACGCCGACGCGACGGTGGGCGAGTTCTGGATCGGTCCCCGTCCGTCCCTCGCCGGTGTCGCCGCCGATCTCCAGGTGGCCACCGCTCACCTGGACGCCTTCGCCCCGGTCGAGGGCGAGCTCGTGCTCGAGGAGGACGAGGCCCTCACCCGCTTCGTCTCCGAACTGCGCCTGATCAAGGACGACTTCGAGATCGCCGAGATGCGCCGCGCCGTGGAGATCACGGCGAGCGGGTTCGACGACATCATCCGCGAGCTCCCCGCCGCCGTCGCGCATGCCCGCGGCGAGCGCGTCGTCGAGGGCGTCTTCCACCGCCGCGCCCGGGAGGACGGCAACGGGGAGGGGTACGACACGATCGCGGCGTCGGGCCCGCACGCGTGCTACCTGCACTGGACCCGCAATGACGGCACGGTCGTGTCGGGGGACCTCATCCTGGTCGACGCCGGCGTGGAGGCCGACAGCCTCTACACCGCCGACATCACCCGGACACTGCCGGTGTCGGGGACGTTCACCGAGGTGCAGCGCCGCGTCTACGAGACCGTGCGGGAGGCCGCCGACGCCGCCTTCGCCGCGGCGAGGGTCGGCGTCCGGTTCCGCGACATCCACGCCGCGGCCATGACCGTGATCGCCGCGCGCACCGCCGAGTGGGGTTTGCTCCCCGTCACCGCGGAGGAGGCACTCGACGCGGATGCGGGCGGCCAGCACCGCCGCTACATGGTGCACGGCACGTCGCACCACCTCGGCATCGACGTGCACGACTGCGCGCAGGCCCGCCGTGAGATGTACTACGACGGCATCCTGACCCCCGGTATGGTCTTCACCATCGAACCCGGGCTGTACTTCCAGATCGACGACCTCACGGTTCCCGCCGAACTGCGCGGCATTGGCGTGCGGATCGAGGACGACATCCTCATGACCGAGGACGGGCCGGTCAACCTCTCCGCGGGGATCCCCCGCACGGCGGACGAGGTCGAGGCGTGGATGGCGCGCCTGCAGGGCTGA
- a CDS encoding alpha/beta family hydrolase, whose product MTERPTAARIEVTLPTGATSVSADWTQGTRDDVILIAHGAGAGKDHPFLGGFDAGLAALGFSTLRFNFPYIEQGRRMPGPAMHAIATWEAAVADARVRAPGAAVWATGKSYGGRMASMAAAEGLAVDGLVYLGYPLHPPGRPDKPRVAHLPSIAAPQLFVAGTTDPFIQPIAELEEAVAACQDARVHWIEGGGHSFEVKGRRRPPAEVGADVAPVVDAFVTARRG is encoded by the coding sequence GTGACCGAGCGGCCCACGGCCGCCCGCATCGAGGTCACGCTGCCCACCGGGGCGACCTCGGTGTCCGCCGACTGGACGCAGGGCACCCGCGATGACGTCATCCTGATCGCCCACGGGGCGGGCGCGGGGAAGGACCACCCCTTCCTCGGGGGCTTCGACGCCGGGCTGGCGGCATTGGGGTTCTCGACGCTGCGCTTCAACTTCCCTTACATCGAGCAGGGCCGGCGGATGCCCGGTCCGGCGATGCACGCCATCGCGACCTGGGAAGCCGCCGTCGCCGACGCCCGCGTCCGCGCTCCGGGTGCCGCGGTCTGGGCGACCGGTAAGTCCTACGGCGGGCGGATGGCCTCCATGGCCGCCGCGGAGGGTCTCGCCGTGGACGGACTCGTCTACCTCGGCTACCCGCTCCACCCGCCCGGGCGCCCGGACAAGCCGCGGGTCGCCCATCTGCCGTCGATCGCGGCACCGCAGCTCTTCGTGGCGGGCACGACGGATCCGTTCATCCAGCCGATCGCCGAGCTCGAGGAGGCCGTCGCGGCGTGCCAGGACGCCCGCGTGCATTGGATCGAGGGCGGCGGTCACTCCTTCGAGGTGAAGGGGCGGCGCCGACCGCCGGCCGAGGTCGGAGCGGACGTCGCGCCCGTGGTCGACGCCTTCGTCACCGCGCGGCGGGGTTGA
- a CDS encoding ATP-dependent helicase, with protein MTSDAAQRAVIAAPPTASAVVIGAPGTGKTRTLVDRIVHLLDAEGLRPEEVLALTPSRQAATALRDRIGVRIGQATPGPLARSLGSFAFQLVRGAMVRAGAEPPALLTGADQDRIIAELLAGDAEDVRIRWPDSLSEPVRASKGFRSELRAFLAECTELGASPAELRATGDAVWTAAADFVEEYRSVLDSLRSAHRDAAELLGEAAGILRSGDAPTLGPLAPLRVVLIDDAQELTRGGIGVVRALRDRGVAVQAFGDPDISSGAFRGASPELFAQLAGALDAVHVLDGAHRQGPRLTALTRTVTQAIGVSGRVDHRRAPSPVADDDGADVSTFLAPSPYEEFDRIAGVLRDWHLSAGVPWERMAVIAHDTRQVTALETELAAREIPTRAAGVQRPLGSEGIVRDIVGIVRLALTPDEERTVQAWEEALRTPFGGMDAIALRRLRARLRHLELGQGGSTPARELLRAAMSTPATLTLIDAPESRTAERFAETVAAVADAAAAGETIHDLLWRIWDQARAVDGRRLQVAWREISLLPTGAETARSLDALVALFDAAKRFVERTPDERPEIFVRDILDSEVPEDTLSAPERPGTVTLLTPATALGTEFDAVVVAGVQDGVWPNVRLRGGLLQTWRLADALAAARTGTPVEVPGVLDRRRAALHDELRLFVRAISRARHRLLITAVDDDDLSPSAFFGFLPPPGPPERHASADHPLTLRGLVARHRRVLTTAHAEPVRREAATQLAVLAREGVPGAHPHEWYGITPPSTSAPLRDLATAGARVSPSAVESYEECGLNWVVSALGGDTVMPPTAGIGTIVHEAMERVPDGDLERMRAIVEEHWPELDFETAWIGRKERRRADLFVDRLHTYLGEVARDGGRVLGSEVEFRFAVDVSGESGEPTVHPVGEERGHRAIVHGYIDRVEAYPRGGGEHGHARGRGWQAMAGANDGTTVVVDLKTGKTDPESDGGVIDHAQLAAYQIAVQEGLVPGASPTSLGGARLVIVSKTLAKSDYRVAHQHALDAEARSRFLNRVAEVARGMSAASFTAQVEAHCADTQRRVHPCRIHTVPAVSA; from the coding sequence ATGACGTCGGATGCCGCCCAGCGAGCCGTGATCGCGGCGCCGCCGACCGCGTCCGCCGTCGTGATCGGCGCGCCGGGCACCGGCAAGACCCGCACGCTCGTCGATCGCATCGTGCACCTCCTCGACGCCGAGGGACTGCGGCCGGAGGAGGTGCTCGCGCTCACGCCGAGCAGACAGGCGGCCACCGCGCTGCGCGACCGCATCGGGGTGCGCATCGGCCAGGCGACGCCCGGACCGCTGGCGCGCTCGCTCGGGTCGTTCGCATTCCAGCTCGTCCGCGGTGCGATGGTGCGCGCGGGCGCCGAACCACCGGCGCTGCTCACCGGTGCCGACCAAGACCGCATCATCGCGGAGCTCCTCGCCGGCGACGCCGAAGACGTCCGGATCCGCTGGCCCGACTCCCTGAGCGAGCCGGTCCGTGCCTCGAAGGGGTTCCGCTCCGAGCTCCGCGCGTTCCTCGCGGAATGCACGGAGCTGGGAGCGAGCCCGGCAGAACTCCGCGCAACAGGAGACGCCGTCTGGACGGCGGCGGCCGACTTCGTCGAGGAGTACCGCAGCGTGCTCGACTCCCTGCGTTCCGCCCACCGCGACGCGGCTGAGCTGCTCGGCGAAGCAGCCGGGATCCTCCGCTCCGGAGATGCGCCGACGCTCGGCCCGCTGGCACCGCTGCGCGTCGTCCTGATCGACGATGCCCAGGAGCTGACCCGCGGAGGGATCGGCGTCGTTCGGGCGCTCCGCGACCGTGGCGTGGCGGTGCAGGCGTTCGGAGATCCCGACATCTCCTCCGGGGCCTTCCGCGGGGCGAGCCCCGAGCTCTTCGCGCAGCTCGCCGGAGCGCTGGACGCGGTGCACGTGCTCGACGGTGCGCACCGGCAGGGCCCCCGGCTGACCGCTCTGACACGGACGGTGACGCAGGCGATCGGCGTCTCCGGGCGGGTCGACCACCGCCGGGCGCCTTCGCCCGTGGCGGACGACGACGGGGCGGACGTCTCGACCTTCCTCGCGCCGTCTCCCTACGAGGAGTTCGACCGCATCGCGGGCGTCCTGCGAGACTGGCACCTCAGCGCGGGGGTGCCCTGGGAGCGGATGGCGGTCATCGCCCACGACACCCGCCAGGTCACGGCACTCGAGACCGAACTCGCCGCGCGCGAGATCCCCACGAGGGCGGCCGGCGTGCAGCGTCCGCTGGGCAGCGAGGGCATCGTCCGCGACATCGTCGGCATCGTGCGGCTCGCCCTCACCCCGGACGAGGAGCGCACGGTGCAGGCCTGGGAGGAGGCGTTGCGCACACCGTTCGGCGGCATGGACGCGATCGCGCTCCGTCGACTGCGCGCGCGGCTGCGGCACCTCGAGCTGGGGCAGGGCGGGTCGACCCCGGCACGGGAGCTGCTGCGGGCGGCGATGTCCACGCCCGCCACACTCACGCTGATCGACGCGCCGGAGTCGCGCACCGCCGAGCGCTTCGCCGAGACGGTGGCGGCGGTCGCCGATGCCGCGGCGGCGGGGGAGACCATCCACGACCTGCTGTGGCGCATCTGGGACCAGGCCAGGGCGGTGGACGGGCGGCGGCTGCAGGTGGCGTGGCGGGAGATCTCGCTGCTGCCCACCGGCGCCGAGACGGCCCGGTCTCTGGATGCTCTCGTGGCACTCTTCGACGCCGCCAAGCGTTTCGTCGAGCGCACCCCCGACGAGCGCCCGGAGATCTTCGTGCGCGACATCCTCGACAGCGAGGTGCCGGAGGACACGCTGTCGGCGCCCGAGAGGCCGGGCACGGTCACGCTGCTGACGCCGGCGACCGCGCTCGGCACGGAGTTCGATGCCGTGGTCGTCGCCGGAGTCCAGGACGGCGTCTGGCCCAACGTCCGGCTCCGCGGCGGTCTGCTCCAGACATGGCGGCTGGCCGACGCGCTCGCCGCGGCGCGGACCGGCACCCCGGTCGAGGTGCCGGGCGTGCTCGACCGGCGTCGGGCCGCTCTGCACGACGAACTCCGTCTCTTCGTGCGAGCGATCTCCCGGGCGCGACATCGGCTTCTCATCACCGCGGTGGACGACGACGATCTGTCGCCCAGCGCTTTCTTCGGCTTCCTGCCCCCGCCGGGCCCGCCGGAGCGCCATGCCTCGGCCGACCATCCGCTCACCCTCCGCGGTCTCGTCGCCCGTCACCGTCGCGTCCTCACCACCGCGCACGCCGAGCCGGTCCGCCGCGAGGCCGCCACCCAGCTCGCCGTCCTCGCACGAGAGGGCGTGCCGGGGGCGCACCCTCACGAGTGGTACGGCATCACTCCGCCCTCGACCTCGGCGCCGCTGCGCGACCTCGCCACGGCAGGGGCACGCGTGTCGCCCTCCGCGGTCGAATCCTATGAGGAGTGCGGCCTCAACTGGGTCGTGTCCGCGCTCGGCGGTGACACGGTCATGCCGCCCACGGCCGGGATCGGCACCATCGTCCATGAAGCCATGGAACGAGTCCCGGACGGGGATCTCGAGCGCATGCGGGCGATCGTCGAGGAGCACTGGCCCGAGCTCGATTTCGAGACGGCATGGATCGGACGCAAGGAGCGTCGCCGCGCCGACCTCTTCGTCGATCGGCTGCACACGTACCTCGGCGAGGTGGCCAGGGACGGCGGCCGCGTCCTCGGCAGCGAGGTCGAGTTCCGGTTCGCCGTCGACGTCTCCGGCGAGAGCGGGGAGCCCACCGTCCATCCGGTTGGAGAGGAACGCGGGCACCGCGCGATCGTGCACGGTTACATCGACCGCGTGGAGGCGTACCCGCGCGGTGGCGGGGAGCACGGTCACGCCCGAGGTCGCGGGTGGCAGGCGATGGCCGGCGCGAACGACGGGACGACGGTGGTCGTCGACCTGAAGACGGGCAAGACCGATCCGGAATCCGACGGCGGCGTGATCGACCACGCCCAGCTCGCGGCGTACCAGATCGCCGTGCAGGAGGGGCTCGTCCCCGGTGCCTCGCCGACCTCCCTCGGAGGAGCGCGTCTCGTGATCGTGTCGAAGACCCTGGCCAAGAGCGACTACCGCGTCGCGCATCAGCACGCCCTCGACGCAGAAGCGCGATCGCGGTTCCTGAATCGGGTCGCCGAGGTCGCGCGGGGCATGTCGGCGGCGAGCTTCACCGCTCAGGTCGAGGCCCACTGCGCCGACACCCAGCGCCGTGTGCACCCGTGTCGCATCCACACCGTGCCGGCGGTGAGTGCATGA
- a CDS encoding endonuclease/exonuclease/phosphatase family protein, translating into MFRLLGILLTVLFAIATAIVVWPQFFRLEQTYPFAQLVAARGLVLGGFLVIAVVALLLLLARPLRGFAASVLIVALLGAAATGAIGATRGFGVAALPERTDTSLRVLTWNTAGEAVSAEQIAQEILEQEADVVALPETTEEVGERIALMLREQGHPMWVHHVQFRPDVPDGPQSWQTTVLVAPELGEYSVIESSKDGSNNTGSVPSAVLMPIDGDGPTIVAVHAVAPRVEEMQQWQSDLQWIADQCPAGDFILAGDFNATVDHMASLGVDGGDIGYCRDVASRTGNGMSGTWPSSFPALAGAPIDHVMASPNWRPTGSAVLEDAGGSDHRALIVQLEPAG; encoded by the coding sequence ATGTTTCGACTCCTGGGGATCCTGCTCACCGTGCTGTTCGCGATCGCGACGGCGATCGTCGTGTGGCCGCAGTTCTTCCGCCTCGAGCAGACCTACCCGTTCGCTCAGCTCGTCGCCGCGCGCGGCCTCGTGCTCGGCGGGTTCCTGGTCATCGCGGTGGTGGCGCTGCTGCTCCTGCTCGCCCGCCCGCTTCGCGGCTTCGCCGCCTCGGTCCTGATCGTCGCCCTCCTCGGTGCCGCGGCGACCGGCGCGATCGGAGCGACCCGCGGTTTCGGCGTGGCCGCCCTCCCCGAGCGCACCGACACGAGCCTGCGGGTGCTCACCTGGAACACGGCGGGAGAGGCGGTCTCGGCCGAGCAGATCGCGCAGGAGATCCTGGAACAGGAAGCCGACGTCGTCGCGCTGCCGGAGACCACCGAAGAGGTCGGTGAGCGGATCGCGCTGATGCTGCGCGAGCAGGGGCACCCGATGTGGGTGCACCACGTGCAGTTCCGGCCGGACGTGCCGGACGGCCCCCAGTCCTGGCAGACCACCGTCCTCGTCGCTCCGGAACTGGGCGAGTACTCCGTGATCGAGTCATCCAAGGACGGCAGCAACAACACCGGGTCCGTGCCGAGCGCCGTGCTGATGCCCATCGACGGAGACGGTCCGACCATCGTCGCGGTGCACGCCGTGGCGCCGCGCGTCGAGGAGATGCAGCAGTGGCAGAGCGATCTGCAGTGGATCGCCGACCAGTGCCCTGCCGGCGACTTCATCCTCGCCGGCGACTTCAACGCCACCGTGGACCACATGGCCTCCCTCGGGGTCGACGGCGGTGACATCGGGTACTGCCGCGACGTCGCGTCCCGGACGGGCAACGGGATGTCCGGCACGTGGCCGAGTTCGTTCCCCGCCCTGGCCGGCGCACCGATCGACCATGTGATGGCATCTCCCAATTGGCGTCCCACCGGCTCCGCCGTCCTCGAGGACGCGGGCGGCAGCGATCACCGCGCCCTCATCGTGCAGCTCGAACCGGCCGGCTGA
- a CDS encoding DUF3107 domain-containing protein, producing the protein MEIRIGIINTGRELSFDTAATADEVRTQVAAALEQSASHVSFADVKGNSYIVPTANLAYIELGTEESRRVGFVA; encoded by the coding sequence GTGGAAATCCGCATCGGCATCATCAACACCGGCCGCGAGCTGAGCTTCGACACCGCTGCCACGGCGGACGAGGTCCGCACCCAGGTCGCCGCGGCGCTGGAGCAGAGCGCCTCGCACGTGAGCTTCGCTGACGTGAAGGGGAACTCGTACATCGTGCCGACCGCGAACCTCGCCTACATCGAGCTGGGCACCGAAGAGTCGCGCCGCGTCGGCTTCGTCGCCTGA